A single region of the Triticum dicoccoides isolate Atlit2015 ecotype Zavitan chromosome 2B, WEW_v2.0, whole genome shotgun sequence genome encodes:
- the LOC119368442 gene encoding putative cysteine proteinase inhibitor 7, which translates to MRTTSFLLIVVVVIVYAIGVPATGCGESMGTRLWNTTGANGWEPIKNINDKHIHELGNWAVLEFSKRVNCLVKFNKVVSGRQQLMSGMNYELIIDVTHFEGKDGKYKAELHEQELTKKRQLLSFMKVN; encoded by the coding sequence ATGAGGACAACCAGTTTCCTACTCATTGTTGTTGTTGTGATCGTGTATGCCATCGGTGTACCAGCCACGGGCTGTGGTGAATCGATGGGAACCCGATTGTGGAACACGACAGGAGCTAATGGATGGGaaccaatcaagaacataaatgacAAACACATCCATGAGCTTGGCAATTGGGCGGTGTTGGAATTCAGCAAGCGTGTGAACTGCCTGGTCAAGTTCAACAAGGTGGTGAGTGGCAGACAACAACTCATGTCTGGCATGAACTATGAGCTCATCATTGATGTGACACACTTTGAGGGGAAAGATGGAAAATACAAGGCAGAGTTGCATGAGCAGGAGTTGACCAAGAAACGCCAACTTCTCTCCTTCATGAAGGTGAACTAA